Within Limanda limanda chromosome 1, fLimLim1.1, whole genome shotgun sequence, the genomic segment CAGCTGAACGACCAGcgatgaaagaaaaacagcagattTTTCACTTTGTTACTCCACCGAGTTTCAGGAGGTACGACCACAAACAAACTGCATCCTGGGAAATATATCTAACTCGTACACGTCTGTGCTAATTCGCTACAAGCACAAAAAGTTTATCTTCCCATTAGACTCCACTGTGGTTTACGTTTTTATGCTTTTCCTGCAGAAAGTGACGACATTTTTAAAACTTACATATTTTGCGATTTAATGGTGAAAACCTTATTTTTATCTTAACGCCTAAAACTAAAAACTGTTCATCTGAAGCCTCTTTAGCTAAGTactttattaaatcaaacatcTATTCCATTATCAATAAGTATAAGATCAGCGCGTGTGATGGAAAGTAGTTCCGAGTATCTTTCATGACATGAGAATTCCATGAAGCGCCACCTAGTGGAGAGCGCCTGAATGACCCACGACCGTTGATACAAAgctttattttcccttttcaacGTCACAGAGAGTAAGTCGTCTGTTTCTTTTCTCGTACGATAACTTTGTGTTCTACTCGGAGTGGAAGCTACGGATGTTTGCTCAGATTCTCACTTTTCGTATTTTTGTACCCGCTACTCTGAGCGGTTCGTCCAGCATCGTGAAGAAGAGGCTGATTATCGACACTGACATCAGACAATGAGGTTATTAGTTTGAACTTTAAATCCTGAGAATTTGCAAAGTGAGGGACCTTCATCACATTTAAAAGCAACACTACGCAACATTAACTCAACGACAGCGCCCTCTACAGACACACATGGGGATTGATTAATTTGGGCCggcacagtgttgctttaagaaaGGTCTGTTGCATTCATAAAGAATTCCTTTGCATTTCTTCTCATCACGTGCACAGATACACATCAACACTGTTAATTAAATCAGTCACTTTACTCTCAGATGCATAAACAGTTGATTCTCTGTCCGCTTACActcgaaaaatgaaaataaaagatctAGCCTGGTTTGTTTTAATACAACAAATAATTTACCTTCTTCTCTGGAATCACCTTTGTGAATCTCAGTTTAGTGATCGGGTTTCACCGACATCTGCCCGAATGTTACATTTCCCTTTTAATCGTGTGATCTTTTATTAgcagagaagaaggaaaaaaatccaACAGCACAAAACCTGTTTATGAATTTGTCTTCCGACAGCGAAATTCTCCTTGTGAGTAAATCAACGTTACTTCCCGACCCTGAACAGTTTCTCGTAAACCCTCAGCTGAacgacagcttctctctgatcgtAGTAGAAATCCTGCGTCGCCTCTTTTGACTCGTTTGCGCTCTTCAGGAGGATCAACGCAGTGACAGACGCAAACGTTCACATGATATCTGTGCGTTGCGACAAGAACAGGAAAAATCTCATGAATTCTTTTAAGTCGCGCCACAGTTCAGGTCTCATCGCTCTTTTTCTCGCTCTTAAACTCACCAATCAGGCATAGGCAGTCGAGAACCAACCACCTCCACCAATCACATTGCAAGGATTTCAGCAGTATGGGCGGGGTTAGTAGCACGAGGGCCGGTGACGTGAAGCTGAGATggcgaggaagaggaacagCCGACCAACCAGATCCCATGTGCGGCAGCGGCGTCATCGTCGCGATCGACTGTTATTGATTTAGCACCAGAGGGAAGTGCAACAGGGTCTCTGATGGAGCTTTGCAGGGGCTGGGCGAACGGAATGTTAGCAAAGAAacgttgtaaaaaaaaaaaaagaaatagtgCAAAGCTTGTTTACATGTAGCTGAGATGTGACATGAACAGTTTCTGCAGAGCGTCAGTTCGTCGCTAACGCTCGGCTAATAGTTTCTGCAAATTAGTGCCATTTCAATTTAAAGAGCTTTACTGATTTACACGtttctttattcaagagcgtgttctttcagtttgagaacagGACTTATTAATGCTTTCACTCAAATCCCTGCGCTTACACTCATTTACATGGATCGATTTCCTCCATCTTCAGCTCTTCTCTTTTCCACATTTTCCCCCCATTGACGGGAAGCTAACGCACCGACAACAAGGGCGGGACAATTAGTTTGTCATCACTACAACGGAGATTTCATCGGTTGGGGACGAGGAGATTAGAAGAGCTcaaggagaagagctgaagctgaagctgaagcaacaacaaaatatttaagTGCAGAGTTTGAGCTTCTCTAAGAACAAAAGGGGCGAAttgagtgtgagcgcagggttttgagtgacaGCGTTACCAAATCTGACCGTGCAATCAAGACGTCCTGCGCTAAAACTAAAAGAGCAAACTCTTGACTCAAAATAGGAAGAAATAACATAAATTCAGTTGCTTGAATCTGTTAAACTATTGAGAGAAGAACCAACGGCTGCTCTCGTCcgacctgcagcagctgcaacaaaacaaaagtctCGATTTATTTGCAGAAACTATTTGTTCTGTTCTTCACATTTTCCCAcggcctcctgctgcagagacagcGTGAGAAGCTCCGTTTGTCGAAGGCCTGATGTTTCTTCACAGGTGTCCCTGCTGcacgtcagtgtgtgtgtctgtgtgtgtgtgtgtgtgtttctatgagAGTTTCTGGCTGGCGAAGAAGGCCTTGGTCTCTCCACACGTCGGGTTGACGCACAGCGGGCAGCGGAGGGTCAGCTGACGGGAACACGGCTCGTTGGACTTCAGGTGAGACTGGACCAGGTCGGCCAGCGCCTGCACgggacaaacaacacacacagtcaacatggagggagggagagagggagagggggggggggggagagagagggggggagagagagagagggagagagagagggagagagagacgaccCACAGTGACGTCAGTCGTTGAAACTACAGATTGAGACGAACTCCTTAATGTTTGCTGACGTTATGAAGTCAGaagtagggatgggcataattaatcgacgattgattaattgatcattaagaattttgtcgatgacattattttgtcatcgacgaaattctgttgcgttcactgcgtTCACTGCaaagctatacgtctccatgagcgcatgaggagtccactgctcttcttcaagtaggaggtcggaatatccgagtttcctgaacgcagcacagtgaggatgttagcagctggaggaagcagcccggagttatACTCTACAGCCCCGCTGAAAGACccgcagctagccgctgagagctagatggatttgacggttctcgacctctcagtccggctgTTGTTACGTTCTCAATCCCAggacccctcacccagacccgggtctctccgggttcccttccccgtagactgagggtcctcgtgcggacatgaagccgagctccgcGGCTAGCCCCCGGAGCTAGCGGAGGCTAGCCCCTTCAGACTTGGACAGGGCCGGgactgggtgaggggttccgggagtgagaacGTGACAACAACCAGAGTAAGAGGTCGAGAACCACgaaatccagctagctctcagcggctagctgctctctcagcgcgGCTGAAGAggacagcagcgcatatttacaagtgtaaccattgaacggatccgtttaactgccacaagagttgttcatcctgtaataaagatctcaatgaggaaacacgctgtgttttttctatttgcactgcattttaacagcccataaatagtgaattttaatataaaaatattaatgattaatcgaaaattcgtcattaactctcccgacgatcgattaagacaatttaatcgaatgcccatccctagtcaGAAGTAAAGTAACTTTCTCAAAGTTCTTGTTTTCGTTAAACTGAATTCACCCAGTGAGACATTAGAGAACAGTTAGCTCCTCCCCTTTCGacaacaggaggagaaactgatgatgaaggagaaaagTCACGAGCGAGACTCAACCAGAGTGAGAAGAGTAACGTGATTGTACGAGTTCGTAATCTGACGGAGGATTTAATCTAAAAAAACATGCCCCCCCGACACGGGCCAGACTCTGAGACCGCTGCAGCTCGGTGGGAAACTAGAACCACAGCGAGGAAACCATCCTCAGTAACTACCAACTAATCATCCTCTGGATATTGATTtatacactcactcacacacacacacacacacactcacacacacacacacacacacactcacacacacacactcacacacacacacttggggaGAGGTCTCTGAGCGCGGCAGGTTTGACCAGCGAGCCGTCCGGGCGCTTCACTTCTACTGTAGTCAGCTTTAAAGGTTCCCATTGATCTGCCCCCCCCACTTTAATAAACCCTCCACACACAGCTGGGGCCGCCTGTTGTGAGAAAGGTTGTAGGGTTGAAGatgaaaggaaggagggagggaggtaagACGGGAAGGAAGaagggatggaaggaaggaggtgaggatcTATACACCATCTCATTCCTGGAGTTCACTTCACAGAAGCTTCCCTCCTTCAATCCTCTATAGTTcatcatctttctttctctttccatccGTTCTCTTCTCTAGTTTGTAAAACACGgaaatgtttctttatttgtagttaataaagtataaataaagatggacgacaaatctccacttcctccagctgTACaataaatgaagccaaagtagCCCTGAacgggtgctgccatcttgtccGATACTGcattcagccaccagggggcaatcaaacatatttggcttcactttttggaggtgtcatgtcgtccatctttatttacagcccaTGTGACCGTGTGTAAAACGTACCCTCATGAAAATAGGATTCCCGTTCAACGACTCGgctctcctgatgttctccacACCGCACTGAGGAgagaagacattttaaaaacacaaagaacagttaataacaacagatttaaatgttaacacacCTACAAGAACAATTAGAGCAATTCTTTCTTTAATTCTTTAATTTTGGACTTGTAAAAGTGgcccagcgtgtgtgtgtgtgtggttaaagtagaaatcagaaacaacttcagtagaaataataaaattgaGGAGAAAATCTCTCAGTTCAGTTCAAAGTAAACAGAACCCAAGTCATACAATGAAATTACActgtactggtgtgtgtgtgtgtgcatgtgtgtgtgagtgtgtgtcttctaTCTTTAAGAGGATCTGTGGAGAATTAAGAATTGACTGAAAGGACCTTTTTGAAAAGTGAGGACATGTTTTTCCACAAGTACAGACGTATAAAAggctgtttgtgtctttgtggcaCCAGTCACATTGATCTGTGGCTGCCTCACTGGTGTACctttacattcacacagacacacacacagacacacacacacacacacagtgtccgactctcacctcctcccccaGCACCTGTCCGTACTCGATGTCCAGCTCGTGTAGCGTCTCGATGTGGTCGGACGTGAAGGCGATGGGAACCAGCAGGATGTTCTTCTTCCCTCGTTCACACAGACCTTTGATCACGTCGTCGGTCTGAGGGCCGAGCCACGCCATCGGTCCCACCTGAGGACAAACCACACGTCCAGGTGAGGACAGGAGACGTCAGAACCTGGAGTGGTCTAAACCTTTCAGTCCGGAGCTGAGGACAGATACTAAAACATCTCTTCCTGGTCCTCATCTGTCCTGTGAGAACATTTGACTCGACGCGACCAAGACCCGAGCACCAGGAGCTCTgctgcaggattacacagacaAGTGGCTCCCTCTTGTGGCCAGAACAACAACTGCGATCTACTGTGACAGCAGCATGAAGTTATATAAAGCTGAGGTTACGTATTAAGACTATGTGGTTATGTAGTAAAGATAAACAGAGTAGTTAACATGAGCTGCAGATGATGAATATAAAGATGAGTATGGACTTTTATcacaattaaatacaaataggAACAAATCAGCTGTTGGTTGAGTCAGAAATCAGAAACAACTTCAGtagatataataaaataaacaggaaaatcTCTCAGTTCAGTTCAAAGTAAACAGGACCCAAGTCATACAATGAAATGAcactgtacctgtgtgtgtgtgtgtgtgtgtgtgtgtgtgtgtgtgtgtgtgtgctcactctGGACTGCCACACCAGTCTGTACGGGTTACAGTGTCCCAGTCTCTCCATGACTCTCTGGACTGTGGCTCCCACTTCCTGAGGATACGGGTCACCTCTGTTTACCACCTGTGGAGAAACAACAGTAGTAGTGATACCATCAGTACCAGTAGCTGTACACACTTTAACACGCAGGTACTGTAGTAGTACAACAGTATCATCACCAGCAGAAGTACTCAGTCCTGGAATTTATGATTCAGCTTATCGATTAGTTAATACAACAgaaaccttttcaaaataaaagtccaaaCATTTGCTGGTTCCAACTTCTACGAGCATCTCACcagtttcatgttttattcattattaaaaaacacacaacttacaGCCATGGGCAGCGAGTGAGCCGAGAACAGAATCACCACGtcgtctctcttctcctctggaaACTTCAGCAGCTCGTTACTGACGTGTTCTGcaaaacactgcacacacacacacacacacacacacacacacacacacacacacacacaaaaacacacacgcacgcagacacacacacattgaaatgtCAAGACTAGGATTTTCCCTGACGCATTAATAGACTCTTAAGTCACTATGACGACTAACCATGGTTATTTGGAGCTCATTTGTTTCTATGACAACTTCATGTCCGagtcagattgtgtgtgtgtgtgtgtgtatgtgtgtgtctctcacctcCACCAGCAGTGGGTGTGTGGGCCAACGGTCGATGACACTCCAGCGCATCTTAGGACTGTCCCCTCTGTTGCTATAGTAACGGTAGATGGCGTTCagactgcttcctgtttacataaagaacaaaacaacaaacaggttTAGGTTGTACTACACAACAGCCACAGAGTCGATCACTGCACAACTCCCCTGAGGACGAGTGCCTTGCACAAGGGCAGAAACTAAGTCACACATAAAAAGATCTTCAGAGCTTCACACTCGTTTTTAATAACGTGATCAAACCCAGAAGAAGCTGTGAATATGGTGTTTTCAGTTTGaactccctgtgtgtgtgtgtgtgtttgtgtgtctgtgtgtgtgagacagtgacCTGTGGTGGAGCAGCTGTACTGAGGATACTGTGTGAAGGCCACTGCTCTCTCCACTCCgtccttctccatctcctcgATGGCCTCCTCCGTCAGCGGGTGCACGTAGCGGAACCCGATGTAGAACTTGTGAGGAGCTGATGAGACGAAGGCAAAACAGAGTCAACAAGACTGAGATTatatcttataataataataataataataacagcaaaAACCTTAATATGACACAGTTTCAAGTTGCTTTACAAGTTTAAAACGATCGTAAAATATTAAAACTCAGGCAGGTCGATAAAAAGCGTCTGATATCAAAACAttatatcagaatcagaaatgtTTCACTCCCAATTAACTGACTTAGCATCGGCCCCAAAACATATATCAGATATTTCCTCAAGTGAAATATTCTTCATCTTGATATATTTGTTATGCTTggaaatgttgatgttttttcttAGATAAATAAGCTTTGAAGTCTTTGAATGAATCAAATGTtactaaaacacaaataaagaaaagaaaatgtctcaaaaatgtaattatcctgtgtgtgtttgttatcttCTGCTTCTgatgttgtttacatgtttgtatTTCAACGGTTGGTTTTCAAACCGCTGCTCAGTGTTCACGCTCTTATCAGGGAGGAGTGTTAGAGGCGTGAGGAGGAACTCCTTCACCGAGCCgctatctccctctctcatacacacacacacacacacagacacacacaaacagagaaacacacacaaacagaaaacacaaccgtcctgctttgttttgaaatttaaaacaacaattaacCACTTTGGTTTGTAAACTGAACAAACTGGAGTTGGCTCTGTCGGGTGGGAcgaccctccctccctccctcccctgatgcctcaccccctccctccctgatGCCTCACCCGACTCGGGGCTCATCTCGTCCAGCAGCTTCACCATCCCCTCCCCCTGCATGGAGGTCCAGCGTTTGATGGGCGAGCCTCCTCCGATCTTACTGTACTGCTCCTGGATCTTTGGCGTGCGGCGCTTGGCGATGAGCGGACCGAGAGTGCTGAaccaaagagaaagacaaacacttgTATATCGTTTATATCGTAGCTGCATCTCCAGAACTTCATCTATGTACAATGAGAGCAGGTGGAGAAGATTCTCTTTGATCCTCAGACACGAATTTCCAGGTGATAGATTCGTTATAAGACCAAAGTCTGAGAAACCAAAAACAGCCACGTCTTTgttcagagagtgtgtgtgtgtgtgtgtgtgtgtgtgtgtgtgtgtgtgtgtgtgtgtgtgtgtgtgtgtttatcatacCTCTGCACAGGGAGTTTCATCAGGTCTGTGTCCAAGAAGAGTCGCAGCAGGAAGTCGTGAACGTCCTCCAGTTTCTCGGGTCCTCCCATGTTCAGCATCAGGATGCCCGTCTTCGGTTTCCTTCAGAAACACAAGATTCAGAATCAGCTCATTTAAAACGAGGCCTCGAACACATCTCGGGATTATTGATcgtcagataataataataatgtgatgtATTCAAAGCTACTCTCAGACTGTGGagctctctgggaagcttccacacattgtcctgctggttcctcacatggactcatgaggacatgttacacacattttaccaggaggctgcaggagaagatccagaacatgtccagagacactgacattAGTTCTCACACaaagaacatgtgaggaacatgcaaggaacatgtgaggaacaagtgaggaacatgtgaggaacaagtgaggaacaagtgaggaacaagtgaggaacaagtgaggaacaagtgaggaacaagtgaggaacatgtgaggaacatgtgaggaacaagtgaggaacatgtgaggaacaagtgaggaacatgtgaggaacatgtgaggaacatgtgaggaacaagtgaggaacatatgaggaacaagtgaggaacatatgaggaacatgtgaggaacatgtgaggaacaagtgaggaacaagtgaggaacatcaggggaacatttcaggaacatgtgaggaacaagtgaggaacaagtgaggaacatgtgaggaacaagtggggaacaagtgaggaacaagtgaggaacaagtgaggaacaagtgaggaacgtgtgaggaacaagtgaggaacaagtgaggaacaagtgaggaacgtgtgaggaacatgtgaggaacatgtcaggactTCAGAGCAGGTCTGAAAACACCTTAATTTACAGGCACTGAATATAAAAACTGCCACAGAGGTGTTACCGGTTagttgtgtatctgtgtgtgtgtctgtgtgtgtctgtgtgtgtctgtgtgtgtgtctgtgtgtgtgtgtgtgtgtcacctgttCTCCACTGTCTCTGGAGATGCAGTCTGTGCTAACGCAGCAGCGGTGGAGCGTCTCCTCACACTCAGACCGACG encodes:
- the fech gene encoding ferrochelatase, mitochondrial, translating into MMAVLGSAGRFLHVVRSSVGLSVRRRSTAAALAQTASPETVENRKPKTGILMLNMGGPEKLEDVHDFLLRLFLDTDLMKLPVQSTLGPLIAKRRTPKIQEQYSKIGGGSPIKRWTSMQGEGMVKLLDEMSPESAPHKFYIGFRYVHPLTEEAIEEMEKDGVERAVAFTQYPQYSCSTTGSSLNAIYRYYSNRGDSPKMRWSVIDRWPTHPLLVECFAEHVSNELLKFPEEKRDDVVILFSAHSLPMAVVNRGDPYPQEVGATVQRVMERLGHCNPYRLVWQSRVGPMAWLGPQTDDVIKGLCERGKKNILLVPIAFTSDHIETLHELDIEYGQVLGEECGVENIRRAESLNGNPIFMRALADLVQSHLKSNEPCSRQLTLRCPLCVNPTCGETKAFFASQKLS